Below is a window of Candidatus Viadribacter manganicus DNA.
CATGCATGATCGCGGCGCGTTGGCGGTCACTGAAATCTTCGTCACCAGCGATGGTGATTGGTACGATTTTGACGCCAAGTATTCGAGCGGTGGTTCAAGGCACGTGGTGCCTGCCAACATTCCACAATCGGTCGCGGATCAGTGCATGCGCGCCGCTGAAGCCGCGCACCATGCGCTTGGCTGTCGCGGCGTCTCGCGCAGCGACTTCCGCTACGATCCGAAGACCGATCGTTTGGCGCTGCTTGAAGTGAACACCCAGCCCGGCATGACGCCGACGTCGTTGACGCCGGAACAAGCCGCTCACGTTGGTCTCTCTTACGACCAGCTCGTCCAGTGGATACTGGAGGATGCATCATGGCCGCGGTGAGAGCGCGCCGCTCAGGCGGCGGTGGCAAAGGTGGTGGACGCGGCTATGACGAGCCGCCGCGCGGCAAACGCCGCCGTCCTCAACCTGTGCCCGCATATGAATCCATGCCGCGCATCGCGCGCATTAAGCTGTCAGGCGGCTTGAGCGGCGATGACATGCAAGTCAGCGGCAAGAGCCTCGCGCTGGCGCTGACCGGCGGCGTTATGTTTATCGGCATCGCCATTGCCGGCGCCGCCTGGCTGGGTTCGTCTCTGTTTGATGCGCGCGAAGCTTTTGCGCGCTCGGCTGACGCGACCGTCGCCAATGCCGGCTTTGAGATCGCTGAGATCCGCGTTGCGCGTCTGCCGGATGCGCCCGAGATCAGCGAAGCGCGCGAACAGGAAGTGCGCTCGCTCATCGTGCCGGAAGGGCGCCATTCCATTCTGGCGCTCGATCCCCAGGAAGTTCAGGCGCGTGTCGAAAGTCTCGATTGGGTCGCCAATGCGCGCGTGCGCCGTCTTTGGCCATCGACGTTGATGGTGGAAGTGGAGCGCCGCCGTGAGTTCGCGGTCTGGGAAGACGAGAACCATCAGTCGGCTGTGATCGACGCCAATGGCGAGCGCCTTCTGACTGAGCGTGTCGAAGACAATGCCGGTTTGCTGCGCGTTGTCGGACGCGGCGCCGGTCCGGCCGCGCCACCGATCTTGGCTGCGCTCGAAACCATGCCGGAAATTCGCGACCGCACGGTGCAGCTGACACGCGTAGGCGATCGCCGCTGGGATATTGAGTTGAAGTCCGGCGCCATCGTCGCGCTGCCGGAAGAGGGGCAGATCGAAGCGCTCGAGCAATTGCAGCGCCTTCACCAGCAATATGCTTTGCTCGATCGCGCGGTGACGCGCTTTGATTTGCGCGCGCCGGGCCGTCTCGCCGTTCGCATTCATCCCGAACTAGCCGGCGCGCCTCTGATGGGAGGCGCATAATGTCCGCTTCTGTCAAGCATCGCGATGAAGCTCAATTCGAAGACCAGCGCTTGGCGCCGCTCGTCGCCTCGATCGACGTTGGCGTGTCGAAGACCGTTTGTCTGACCTCGCGCCGTGATCCGGTGCTCGATATGCATCCGGAGCGTCCGCTGCGCGTGCTCGGCATCGGCCAGCAAACCGCGCCTGCGATTGCCAGCGGCAAGCCGGCGGATTTTGACGCCTGCGCGCGCGCCATCGAAGTCGCCATTCAAGAAGCCGCCGCCATGGCCGGCGCGCCCGTTCAACGCGTCGTCGCGTCGTATTCTGGTCCTGGGCTCAACTCGCAGATCGTTCGCGGCGCTGCCCGCGTCAAAGGCGCCGTCATTTCGCATCGCGATATCGAGAACGCGATCGACGAGGCGATGAAGGCGGCCCCCGCGCCGCAACGCTCATTCGTGCACGTTGAGCCGCTGCGTTACACGATCGATGACGGTGAAGGCATTCCTGATCCGCTGGGGCATCCAGGCAAGATGCTGGCGGTAGAGGCTTGCGTCGTCACTGCGCCGACCGAAGCGCTGAATGCGCTGCGCGCCTGCATCCGCCAGGCCGGCGCCGACGTGGAAGATATTATCGCTGGTCCGCAAGCTGCGGCGCTCTCGGCGCTGACGCCTGAAGAGCGCGAAGAGGGCGCGTTGCTGATCGACATCGGCGCAGGCGCGATCGGCGTCGCCGCTTATGCCAGCGAAGGCCTCGTTCATTGCGAGACGATTTCATCCGGTGGCGTGCGTTTGACGCGCGACCTGGCGATGAAGTTGCAAACGACGTTCGCAGCCGCCGAGCGGGTAAAGCTACACTTTGGCGCCGTAGGCAATGCCTGCGATCCGCGCGAAGCGGTGCAAGCGCCGAAGATTGGTTTGGATGGCCGGTTGGAAGCGGCGACGACGTTGCGCGGGGTGATTTCCGACACGCTGACGCCGCGCCTCATGGAAATGCTGCTGACGGTTCGCGACCGTATGAACCGCGCGGGCTTTGGCGGCAGCGAAGGTCCACAACGCGCGGTGCTGGTTGGTGGCGGCGCGTTGATCCCTGGCGTGCGCGAATTGGCGGCCGAAGCGCTTGGCATGCCGGTGCGGGTTGGCCGGCCGCTGGAGCTTTGCGGCTTCGATCATGGCGAGGCGGGGCCAGCTTACGCTGTGGCCGCCGGTTTGTTGCGCCATCGCCTCGACAACACCGATCTTGAACTGGTCGATGGCGATTTCCAACCTTCGCTTGCCCATCTCGGCGCCTCCGTGCGCAACGCGGTGCACGGCATGTGGAATTGGCTGCGCGAAAACTTCTAAGATCAATCGCGAACCCGGCGCAGATCCGCTGCAATTCGAACGTGATCGATCCGTAACCTTCCTCGCGTTGGAGGAGGAACGATGCGTATCGCGTTTGGTCTTGCTGGCTTGGCTCTTTCGGTGCTCGCCATCGGCGCGTGCGGAGAGCCGGACTACAAGGAAGCCGACGCCGTCACCTGCATGGCGTACCTCGCCCTGCAAAGCGCAGCTGTCAGCGAAGGCCGGAGCGCCGGAGACGCCGCGACGCTTGACGCAGCGGGCGCCGCTTGGCGCACGCTCGCGGAACAAAAGTACAGCGCCGACGAACTTGCTCAGTTCTTCGCCAGCAGCGTCGCCGTCTTCGACGATGTCGCCGCGCCGGAACTTGCGCAGATATCCACAGCCTGCCTGAGCCACGCACCAACGGTTTGAACCACGCGTAATTGCGTCGATTTCCCCAGGCTGGGGGTGCGTTTGGCCGTTGCGGCGCCGCAAAAGCGCCGCTTCGATTTTCCAACACTTAAGGAAAGCTTAAACGCTGCACCCGAGGGTGCAGTACGAGCGTGGGCGAATCGTGAGAATCGGTCGCCCTTGGAGCGGGTAATGAGCCAGTACAGTGCGCCGACAATTCTCGACCTGAAACCACGCATCGTGGTGTTCGGTGTTGGCGGCGCGGGCGGCAACGCCGTCAACAATATGATGGACGCCCAGCTGCAGGGCGTTGAGTTCGTGGTGGCTAACACCGACGCGCAGGCGCTGACGCGCGCGCGCACGCCGAACCGCATCCAGCTCGGACACTCGATCACTGAAGGCCTTGGCGCGGGCGCGCGTCCGGAAGTCGGGCAGGCGGCGGCGCAAGAGAGCCAGCCGGAAATCATCGAATTCCTCGAAGGCGCACACATGGTGTTCGTCGCCGCCGGTATGGGTGGCGGCACGGGCACGGGCGCTGCCCCGGTGATTGCGCGCACGGCGCGTGAGCGCGGCATTCTCACGATCGCGGTCGTCACCAAGCCGTTCCACTTCGAAGGCCAGCGCCGCATGCA
It encodes the following:
- the ftsA gene encoding cell division protein FtsA; this translates as MSASVKHRDEAQFEDQRLAPLVASIDVGVSKTVCLTSRRDPVLDMHPERPLRVLGIGQQTAPAIASGKPADFDACARAIEVAIQEAAAMAGAPVQRVVASYSGPGLNSQIVRGAARVKGAVISHRDIENAIDEAMKAAPAPQRSFVHVEPLRYTIDDGEGIPDPLGHPGKMLAVEACVVTAPTEALNALRACIRQAGADVEDIIAGPQAAALSALTPEEREEGALLIDIGAGAIGVAAYASEGLVHCETISSGGVRLTRDLAMKLQTTFAAAERVKLHFGAVGNACDPREAVQAPKIGLDGRLEAATTLRGVISDTLTPRLMEMLLTVRDRMNRAGFGGSEGPQRAVLVGGGALIPGVRELAAEALGMPVRVGRPLELCGFDHGEAGPAYAVAAGLLRHRLDNTDLELVDGDFQPSLAHLGASVRNAVHGMWNWLRENF
- a CDS encoding cell division protein FtsQ/DivIB encodes the protein MAAVRARRSGGGGKGGGRGYDEPPRGKRRRPQPVPAYESMPRIARIKLSGGLSGDDMQVSGKSLALALTGGVMFIGIAIAGAAWLGSSLFDAREAFARSADATVANAGFEIAEIRVARLPDAPEISEAREQEVRSLIVPEGRHSILALDPQEVQARVESLDWVANARVRRLWPSTLMVEVERRREFAVWEDENHQSAVIDANGERLLTERVEDNAGLLRVVGRGAGPAAPPILAALETMPEIRDRTVQLTRVGDRRWDIELKSGAIVALPEEGQIEALEQLQRLHQQYALLDRAVTRFDLRAPGRLAVRIHPELAGAPLMGGA